ATTACTGTTATTCGATCATGGGCAGAAGCGCTTAATGATAATGATCAGATTCAGAGTTTAGAAAAGCTTTTACCAAATGCGCTGCTTCAAGCAAAACAAGCATTAGAAGGCACTACAAAACAATTAAAAATTTTGCAGAAAAATCAAGTTGTTGATGCAGGAGCAAAAGGATTTTATGTATTTATAGAGGGGTTCACTCAGGCTTTTGTAAATAAAAAAGTAGCGAGAAGCTCAAATGAATATTCAGATGATTCTATAAAATTAGAGATCGCTGAATCTGTCCATATGGAAGCTTCAGAACCTACCTTTCGATATTGTACAGAAGTGTTATTGGATAATGTTACTCAATCAAAAAATGAAATTCAGAAAAAATTAAGTGCTTATGGTGATTCACTGATTATTGCTGTGAATCGAGGGAAAGCAAGGATTCATATCCATTCCAATCAACCGGCTCAGGTATTAAGTTATTTAAGTAGTATCGGTCAGCCGATTCAACAAAAGGCAGATGATATGTTGTTACAATATCAAGTGAATAAACACAAAAAGGCCTCGATTGCTTTAGTAACAGATTCGATCGCTGATTTACCGGCAGATTATGTACTAAACAATCAAATTCACGTATTGCCAATGAATATTTTAATTGGTGATACAAACTATTTAGATAAGATAACCATACAAAGCAATCAATTTTTTGAATTAACTAAAAAGCAAAACGAACGTGCAACCAGTTCTCAGCCCACATTAAAAACAGTAGAAAATCTTTTTTCTTTCTTGGAAACGAAATATGAATCCATTTTAGTGATTACGGTAGCTGAAAAGTTAAGCGGGACATTTCAAACGGTTAAAAAAGCAGCTGACAGAGCGGCTTCTAAAAATACAAAAATAGAAGTGATTGATTCAAAACAAAATTCAGCGGCACAAGGATTATTAGTAATGAGTGCAAACGAATGGATCCAAGCAGGACTTTCTTTTGATGAAGTGGTACAAAAAACAAAAGATAAAAGAAGGCAAGTTAAAATTTTAGTCAGCGTAGATGACTTAAATCCAATGATTTCATCAGGAAGAATTCCGCAATTTGCTGGAAAGTTGGCCAAAAAAATCAATTTAAAGCCAATTGTCAGTTTGAACGATGAAGGAGAAGGAAAACTAAGTAATTTTACCTTTAGCTTAGATGCAAATGAAAAGAAAATTCTGAATCAGTTAAAGGAAATAAATAAGAAAAGTAAGATTACACGTTATGCAGTGATTCATGCAAATACAATTGAACGAGTCCGAAGCTGGGAAAGAGAGTTAATAAAGCAACTTGGCTTTACGCCAAGTTATGTTATGGATATCTCAACGGTGGTTGCGATGAGTGCTGGACAAGGTAGTGTAGCTGTGGCGATTGAAGTGGAAGAAAGGAAGGATTAGAGATGACAATGTGGATCATTTTTTGTGTGATTTTTATCTATTTTACAGGATTATTTTTTTGGGCCCAGGCACTTCATAATAATTCAATTGTAGATTTGGCTTGGGGACTTGGCTTTGTAATAGTCGCTTTAACAGGGTATATAACAATGCCGCAAAAAACGACCATCAGTACGATTATTGTTATTTTAGTGGCGATTTGGGGTGTTCGTCTATTTTTACACTTGGCCAAAAGAAATATCGGAAAACCAGAAGATTATCGTTATGTAAACATGAGAAAGCGTTGGGGCACGCATTGGGTGAAATTAAAAACGTATTTAAATGTTTTTGTTTTGCAAGGTGTTTTGCTTCTAATCGTTTCGATGCCAATTCTTTTTGTTGTAACAAGCTCAGTGAATGATTTTTATTGGTGGAACGGATTAGGGATTATTATTTGGTTACTTGGTTTTGTTTTTGAAACGATTGGGGATTATGAATTAACACAATTTAAAAAAGATAGTAGAAATAAAGGGAAACTGTTAACAACTGGCTTATGGTCAATAACAAGGCATCCTAATTATTTTGGTGAAGCGTTAAGTTGGTGGGGAATTTTTCTTATCAGCTTGAACACAACAAGAAACATGTGGGGCATTATTGGACCGATTACGATTACCTTATTGCTTTTATTTGTTTCAGGTGTACCTTTGCTTGAGAAAAAATATAAAGATCGTCCAGATTTTATCGCATATGCTAAGAAAACATCAAAGTTCGTTCCGTTTATTGGTAAAAAAGGCTTATAGGAGGGAGAAGGACAATGGATAAAAATCAATCAATAATGTCAAAATGGGTAGTAACAATAATCTATTTTCTCATGATTGGGACAAATGCTGCAGCTGTCTTATTGCCACTGAATGGGCTGACAACGCAGGAAGTTTCAGATTCATATCCTAATTTATTTGCACCTGCGGGATTAACATTTTCAATTTGGTCAGTCATTTATTTACTATTAGGCGGCTTTGTTGTTTACCAATGGATACAGCCTAGTAATCAATCTATTTTAAGTAATCAGAAAGAAAGGAACAAGATAAGAAGGGTGTTTATTGTTTCTTCTGTTTTAAATAGTGTATGGCTATTTGCTTGGCAGTATCTTCAAATTGATCTTTCAGTCGTTATTATGCTAGGATTGCTGATCGTGTTGATTTATATCAATCAATTGTTATCTAAAGAAATATTGACTAAAAAAGATTTTATCTTTATAAGGTTACCTTTTAGCGTCTATTTCGGTTGGATCACGATTGCTACGATTGCTAATATTACTGCATTTTTTGTAGATAAAAAAATTGCTTTTCTTCAAAATAACCAAGAATTTTGGACAATTTCTATACTGATTGTTGGACTAGTGATTATCGGTGCAACAATTATTCGTAATCGAAATATTGCCTATGGATTGGCTACTTTATGGGCTTATTATGGTATTTTAGTGAAACACCAATCGGTAGACGGATGGAATAATCAGTATCCAGCGATTATTATGACGGTGCTAATTTGTTTAGTCGTTATTGCGCTGGTTTGTGTCTATGAATTAGTTTTTCAATTGAAACATAAAAAGAAGGCTATTTAATGTATTTTTATTTGTCTGCATCTGTTAAAATAGGAAAGAAATGAACTATAGGTGGCTAAGCAATGGGCAAAGAAATAAAAAATACTAGGGATACAATTATTCAAGTGGCGACACGTTTATTTATGGATAACGGTTATCAGAGCACATCAACGAGACAAATTGCTGAATTAGCAGATGTAACCCAACCGAATTTATACCATCACTTCAAAAATAAAGAAGCGGTTTATGTCGGAGTGATTGAAAATCTATTAAGTGATGTGAATGAAGAATTAGTAAAAATTGTTGATGACCAAAAATTGAACACAGTGAGGAAATTAACGAGATTTGCGGATTGTCTTAAAACGAAACATCCATTTGATTTCGACCTAATGATGCATGATTTTAAAACGAAATTAACGAAAGAAACTCAATTTAAGTTGTTCCAGCTTTGGAATCAATCATACAAAGCGCCATTATTGCAACTTTTTGAAGAAAGTGATTTTGCTATTCGCAACAAGTTGACACCTGAAATAGCAGCTACTCATTTTTTAAACACACTGTCACCATATATTAAAGTAAAGCAAAACTATACGTACCTTACCATTGCTCAAGTTGTAGACTTATTTATCAATGGTATATCAGCTGAAGAACAATGAAAAAGCCACACAATGCAGAAAATGGTGCGCTTCCTACCACAGGACACTAGTATATAAACGTGTTCTGCAGTGGGAAGCATACCCAAATGCATTGTAAGGCTTTTTTCATTTTAAATTATTTTCTATTCTGTTTTCCAGCATTACGCCCTGAATTTGTTGTGTTTTTTTGTATGTTAGCTTGTGTAGTTTTTTCATCCGCCGGTGTGACATCTTTACGCGGTGTGACAACTTGTTTCGGAGGATTTTGTTTTAATTCTTCAGCCACTTGAGCTTTGATTCTTGGTTTTAATAAGATGTTTGTGATAAATGTTTGGATACAAGTAAAGATACCACCAACGACCCAATATAGGGTTACACCAGCAGGCGAGCTAATTGACATAAAGACAATCATCAATGGAGAGACAATCAGCATTGACTTCATTGTTTTCTTTTGTTCTTCGGGGATTCCGATAGTGGAAATGTACCCTTGGATCAAATAAGCTATACCAGCTAAAACAACGAAGATAATACTTGGTGTTCCTAAGTTAACACCTAAGAAGCTAGCATCAGCAATACCTTTTGTATAACGAGCCGCAAAGAATAAAGCAGAAAAAATCGGCATTTGGATCAGTAATGGCAGACAACCAATGCCGCCCATCATGCTCATATTATTTTCTTTATAGACTTGTTGCAATTCAGCTTGAGCTTGCATTTGTTCTTCACGAGAAGTTGCTTCTTTTAATTTTGCTTGAGCTGCATCAATTTGAGGTTTTATGGCTTGCATTTTTTCTGTTTGGATCATACTTTTCTTGGATTGACTTAACCCCAATGGCATAATGATGATTCGAACAATGACCGTAATAAAAATGATTGCCCAGCCATAATTCCAATCGAAATTATCAACAAGATAAGTGATTGCATTACTCATTGGTTTGACTAAAACATTATAGATGATCCCTTCACCAGTTGGTTGCCCATCTGATCCTGTTTTTACACAGCCTGACAAAAAAAGCGCCAAAGTGAATAGACCAGAACCTAGTAGCCACTTATTTAATTTTCGCATTTTATTCTTTCCTTTTCTAAAAAATTTGCACAAGATTAACTATACTTGAAAAAGCGTTTTTTTTCAATAAAAATAAGAAGAATCCGCCTCAAGTCTGAGTGAGATTCTTCTTATAAATCAATCAATTAGTTACGTTGAAGCTAGAATATTCTTCCATCATAGGATCATCTTGAATATCTACGTAAGTAACATGACCAGCAGGACTAGGAGAGTCTTTC
The DNA window shown above is from Enterococcus sp. 4G2_DIV0659 and carries:
- a CDS encoding DegV family protein produces the protein MTPSDTQAIDYEELLFAFQQGAIQLINEKQTLNQINVFPVPDGDTGSNLASLMQTILEETKGESASVIEVLEKVAEASLVGARGNSGIIVAQYFNGIYNNLLLMEEKNSVSSFVKSLKSAISEAYQAIENPVEGTIITVIRSWAEALNDNDQIQSLEKLLPNALLQAKQALEGTTKQLKILQKNQVVDAGAKGFYVFIEGFTQAFVNKKVARSSNEYSDDSIKLEIAESVHMEASEPTFRYCTEVLLDNVTQSKNEIQKKLSAYGDSLIIAVNRGKARIHIHSNQPAQVLSYLSSIGQPIQQKADDMLLQYQVNKHKKASIALVTDSIADLPADYVLNNQIHVLPMNILIGDTNYLDKITIQSNQFFELTKKQNERATSSQPTLKTVENLFSFLETKYESILVITVAEKLSGTFQTVKKAADRAASKNTKIEVIDSKQNSAAQGLLVMSANEWIQAGLSFDEVVQKTKDKRRQVKILVSVDDLNPMISSGRIPQFAGKLAKKINLKPIVSLNDEGEGKLSNFTFSLDANEKKILNQLKEINKKSKITRYAVIHANTIERVRSWERELIKQLGFTPSYVMDISTVVAMSAGQGSVAVAIEVEERKD
- a CDS encoding DUF1295 domain-containing protein, translated to MTMWIIFCVIFIYFTGLFFWAQALHNNSIVDLAWGLGFVIVALTGYITMPQKTTISTIIVILVAIWGVRLFLHLAKRNIGKPEDYRYVNMRKRWGTHWVKLKTYLNVFVLQGVLLLIVSMPILFVVTSSVNDFYWWNGLGIIIWLLGFVFETIGDYELTQFKKDSRNKGKLLTTGLWSITRHPNYFGEALSWWGIFLISLNTTRNMWGIIGPITITLLLLFVSGVPLLEKKYKDRPDFIAYAKKTSKFVPFIGKKGL
- a CDS encoding tryptophan-rich sensory protein, with protein sequence MDKNQSIMSKWVVTIIYFLMIGTNAAAVLLPLNGLTTQEVSDSYPNLFAPAGLTFSIWSVIYLLLGGFVVYQWIQPSNQSILSNQKERNKIRRVFIVSSVLNSVWLFAWQYLQIDLSVVIMLGLLIVLIYINQLLSKEILTKKDFIFIRLPFSVYFGWITIATIANITAFFVDKKIAFLQNNQEFWTISILIVGLVIIGATIIRNRNIAYGLATLWAYYGILVKHQSVDGWNNQYPAIIMTVLICLVVIALVCVYELVFQLKHKKKAI
- a CDS encoding TetR/AcrR family transcriptional regulator, whose amino-acid sequence is MGKEIKNTRDTIIQVATRLFMDNGYQSTSTRQIAELADVTQPNLYHHFKNKEAVYVGVIENLLSDVNEELVKIVDDQKLNTVRKLTRFADCLKTKHPFDFDLMMHDFKTKLTKETQFKLFQLWNQSYKAPLLQLFEESDFAIRNKLTPEIAATHFLNTLSPYIKVKQNYTYLTIAQVVDLFINGISAEEQ
- the yidC gene encoding membrane protein insertase YidC encodes the protein MRKLNKWLLGSGLFTLALFLSGCVKTGSDGQPTGEGIIYNVLVKPMSNAITYLVDNFDWNYGWAIIFITVIVRIIIMPLGLSQSKKSMIQTEKMQAIKPQIDAAQAKLKEATSREEQMQAQAELQQVYKENNMSMMGGIGCLPLLIQMPIFSALFFAARYTKGIADASFLGVNLGTPSIIFVVLAGIAYLIQGYISTIGIPEEQKKTMKSMLIVSPLMIVFMSISSPAGVTLYWVVGGIFTCIQTFITNILLKPRIKAQVAEELKQNPPKQVVTPRKDVTPADEKTTQANIQKNTTNSGRNAGKQNRK